One window from the genome of Candidatus Saccharimonadales bacterium encodes:
- a CDS encoding prepilin-type N-terminal cleavage/methylation domain-containing protein: HKQAGFTIIEVMLYLGVAAMLFLIAFWGTEGQVNQFRYSDAARNLNSYIQEQYNSVQSGTNPREATETCTATGAQPPSFGTGSPNPTGGNADECILLGKLVQFTPGSSTVNVYYVVGYNAPFTSLTGDDLTDIKNSQPTISPIDATTTNISGGLTFYQPGSVPPSGLSESFAFLRSPSSSNILTFAFNNVDINNGNLSPGASYTIPPAVIGNSLDTNDAGYCLYFGAVPEKYSMIQLGNNTQGGSINISYNPNPNTQCVQ, from the coding sequence TTCATAAGCAGGCTGGTTTCACTATTATCGAAGTCATGCTCTACTTAGGGGTGGCAGCCATGCTTTTCCTGATCGCCTTTTGGGGGACAGAGGGACAAGTCAATCAATTTCGCTATAGCGATGCTGCCCGCAACCTTAATAGTTATATCCAGGAGCAATACAATAGCGTGCAAAGTGGTACGAATCCTCGAGAAGCGACCGAGACGTGTACGGCTACGGGGGCTCAGCCGCCTTCGTTTGGGACTGGCAGCCCGAACCCAACTGGGGGTAACGCAGATGAGTGTATCCTGCTGGGCAAACTGGTTCAGTTTACGCCAGGGAGTAGTACTGTCAATGTCTACTATGTCGTTGGCTATAATGCGCCGTTCACTAGTCTCACGGGGGACGATCTGACCGATATTAAGAACAGCCAGCCAACCATCAGTCCGATCGACGCAACTACCACTAATATTTCAGGTGGATTAACCTTCTATCAACCGGGGAGCGTACCGCCGAGCGGTCTCTCGGAATCATTTGCGTTCTTACGAAGCCCGAGTAGCTCTAATATCCTCACTTTTGCTTTCAACAATGTAGACATCAATAACGGCAATCTTTCACCAGGAGCGAGCTACACGATTCCGCCCGCCGTCATTGGCAACAGTCTCGACACGAACGATGCTGGGTACTGCCTCTATTTTGGCGCAGTTCCCGAAAAGTATTCAATGATCCAGCTAGGCAACAACACCCAGGGCGGATCGATCAACATTTCGTATAACCCTAACCCGAATACCCAATGCGTACAATAA
- a CDS encoding prepilin-type N-terminal cleavage/methylation domain-containing protein — MSRAQSDRQVADDSGFTIVELLISLAVFSFVLITITVAFIQIFASYNTAIYRKTVNDNARAMVGDITTVLREVSSPSVVNTGDLGNGRLCIGGTSYVWNAVGAGMNNKVNGKAVNVDKITNDAGQACITPGNNVITSGTVTSIFNSQVGIQTLTLTQLNGVQNLYKVNLTATTNNGVYLNASGKCKYLGSAPGAQYCAQVNLSQVTGLLNE; from the coding sequence ATGAGTCGAGCACAATCAGACAGACAAGTTGCAGATGACAGTGGGTTTACCATTGTAGAGCTGCTAATCTCGCTCGCCGTCTTTTCATTTGTGCTTATCACCATCACTGTTGCGTTCATCCAGATCTTTGCCAGCTACAATACCGCTATCTATCGTAAAACCGTCAACGACAATGCGCGGGCAATGGTCGGGGACATAACGACTGTTCTCAGGGAAGTCAGCTCGCCTTCAGTCGTCAACACGGGCGATCTGGGTAACGGCAGGCTCTGTATTGGCGGCACAAGCTACGTCTGGAATGCGGTAGGGGCTGGTATGAATAATAAGGTCAATGGCAAGGCCGTTAACGTAGACAAGATCACCAACGATGCAGGTCAGGCCTGCATAACTCCCGGTAATAACGTTATAACATCTGGAACAGTGACCAGCATATTTAACAGCCAAGTCGGCATCCAAACCCTAACACTTACCCAGTTAAACGGGGTGCAGAACCTTTATAAGGTAAATCTGACTGCTACGACGAATAACGGTGTTTATCTAAATGCCTCTGGTAAGTGCAAGTACCTTGGCAGTGCGCCTGGCGCCCAGTACTGTGCTCAAGTAAATCTGTCTCAAGTAACTGGTCTGCTTAACGAATAG
- the xerA gene encoding site-specific tyrosine recombinase/integron integrase: MYISEFINDFLEYLEVEKNRSERTSVNYHLYLMRFVEFAGDIKVAQISDEMIRRYRLWLTRYRNEHGESLSKSTQSYHLIALRHFLKYCARRNIKTLTADKVDLPNVKRPQMTFLDQKEMERLLQQPDISTLAGKRDRAILSLLYASGLRISELVNLDRSHINLEQREFMVRGKGQKDRPIFISKEAAADVREYLDSRTDNLSPLFLRIRGTQVIDQSGDFKRLTARSIQRMVGRYAKLAGITKKVSPHSLRHAFATGLLSRGADLRSVQAMLGHSNISTTQVYTHVTDPHLKRVYEDFHPEINPNSEPAADSI, translated from the coding sequence ATGTACATTTCAGAATTCATCAATGACTTTCTGGAATACCTGGAGGTTGAGAAGAACCGGTCCGAACGGACTAGCGTGAACTATCATCTATATTTGATGAGGTTTGTTGAATTTGCCGGAGATATAAAAGTAGCACAGATCAGCGATGAAATGATCAGACGCTACCGTCTCTGGCTTACTCGCTATAGGAACGAGCACGGTGAATCTCTCTCCAAATCTACTCAGTCTTATCACCTTATCGCTCTACGGCATTTTCTAAAATATTGTGCAAGACGCAACATTAAAACTCTCACGGCCGACAAAGTCGATCTACCGAACGTAAAACGACCTCAGATGACTTTCTTAGACCAAAAAGAGATGGAGCGTCTTTTACAACAACCTGATATCTCTACGCTAGCTGGTAAACGCGATCGGGCCATACTCTCACTTCTCTATGCCAGTGGTCTGCGCATTTCCGAGTTGGTCAATCTCGACCGATCACACATTAACCTCGAGCAAAGAGAGTTCATGGTAAGGGGTAAGGGCCAAAAAGACAGGCCTATCTTTATCAGTAAGGAGGCAGCGGCAGATGTGAGAGAATATCTCGACAGCCGTACTGACAACCTATCTCCCCTTTTTCTCAGAATCCGTGGTACACAGGTTATCGATCAGAGTGGAGACTTTAAGAGATTAACGGCCCGTAGTATCCAGAGGATGGTTGGCCGCTATGCTAAGCTTGCCGGCATAACCAAGAAAGTAAGTCCGCACTCGCTTCGCCATGCTTTCGCAACCGGGCTACTCTCCCGAGGGGCCGACCTTCGTTCAGTACAGGCGATGCTCGGCCATAGCAATATCTCAACTACCCAAGTCTACACACACGTTACCGATCCGCACCTCAAGAGAGTTTATGAGGACTTTCACCCAGAGATTAACCCAAATAGCGAGCCAGCAGCAGATTCTATCTGA
- a CDS encoding nucleoside-diphosphate kinase → MAELHPALKPVRFQRTFCMVKPDGVKRGIIGDIIARMERAGLKIVAMKMLIPTKEQIEQHIPASDEAWVARLGTKTMSGFENLDVTPKEVLGTEEPSELGQIVVEGILGYLTSGPVVCMVVEGIESIDMVRKLAGHTLPFKADAGTIRGDYSVDSPSIANTQRRAIHNVMHASENPKEAANEIKLWFTDEEIHDYLRSGEDIMYEPYYS, encoded by the coding sequence ATGGCAGAACTACACCCAGCACTTAAGCCGGTGAGATTCCAACGAACCTTTTGCATGGTAAAGCCGGACGGGGTAAAGAGGGGAATCATAGGTGATATCATCGCCCGGATGGAACGAGCGGGTCTTAAAATTGTAGCTATGAAGATGCTCATTCCCACTAAGGAACAGATAGAGCAACACATACCGGCAAGTGACGAAGCTTGGGTTGCACGGTTGGGCACGAAAACTATGAGCGGTTTTGAAAATCTGGATGTTACGCCTAAAGAAGTTCTTGGTACCGAAGAGCCCAGCGAACTTGGTCAGATAGTTGTCGAAGGAATCTTAGGATATCTCACTTCTGGGCCGGTTGTTTGTATGGTTGTTGAGGGGATCGAGTCTATAGACATGGTACGAAAGTTAGCGGGCCATACGTTGCCCTTCAAGGCTGACGCTGGCACTATAAGGGGTGACTACTCTGTAGACAGCCCATCGATTGCCAATACTCAGCGGAGAGCTATCCATAACGTCATGCATGCCAGCGAAAACCCCAAAGAGGCAGCTAACGAGATCAAGCTCTGGTTTACGGATGAAGAGATACACGATTATCTACGTTCTGGCGAAGATATCATGTACGAGCCCTACTACTCGTAA
- a CDS encoding PH domain-containing protein: MGSLQQFEGQYDDEEVLLVFRRHIIALRKGLYIVLIATIIGTIPVLIAPTSNTPFFIFIGVFIIGLCGFFYHWVGWYFSAFVVTNLRFRQLTYGGFFQKSVIDIGLNKIQNISYNIPGFTGSVFGFGTLVIQTYVGDLALDKVPHPDKLYETLHRIIKERDADQSENDAFQK, translated from the coding sequence ATGGGTAGTCTGCAACAGTTCGAAGGCCAGTACGACGATGAAGAGGTATTATTAGTCTTCAGACGACATATTATTGCTCTCAGAAAAGGTCTCTATATTGTGCTGATCGCAACAATTATAGGGACAATACCCGTACTTATCGCACCAACTTCGAATACGCCGTTCTTTATATTTATTGGCGTCTTTATAATTGGTCTCTGCGGATTCTTCTATCACTGGGTCGGATGGTACTTCAGCGCATTCGTGGTTACGAACTTGCGCTTTAGGCAGTTGACCTATGGTGGCTTCTTCCAGAAGTCAGTGATAGATATTGGCCTCAATAAGATCCAGAATATAAGCTATAATATACCTGGGTTTACGGGTTCTGTGTTCGGTTTTGGAACCCTGGTCATACAGACCTATGTTGGTGATCTTGCACTCGATAAAGTGCCACATCCCGATAAACTGTATGAGACACTCCATCGAATAATAAAAGAGAGAGACGCTGATCAGTCTGAGAATGATGCTTTCCAAAAGTAA
- a CDS encoding peptidylprolyl isomerase: protein MMLSKSKLSGLKKKLQKRAVKGEASLDEVGRITNDTVAQHREQVLSAGKRFKYPLQHSKRKIVTVSILIIVAGTVLFSFFTWWELYKSQATGTFIYRVASLAPFPVARVDGTWVNYGDYLTLLRSSMHYLVTQEGVDFQTTDGQRQLDNLRTRALGQSIQYAYVQKLASQDHITVSDQEVNQEVNQIINQQAYSGSQQLYANVISQYYGLTFSQWEHSLRLQLLENKVYAAIDMNAQQRARSVLSQLLAGGSFATLAQKYSDDITHKASGGVIGTLQKGKADLPPELESALFSLKQGQYSNIIASQQGLFILDAVAVNGDQTEAADIFFQYTAFQNMLNQLQSEHKIDVYIPVKPDLSSNVSQN from the coding sequence ATGATGCTTTCCAAAAGTAAACTTTCCGGTTTAAAGAAAAAGCTCCAGAAGCGGGCTGTAAAAGGGGAGGCGTCCCTTGATGAAGTCGGGCGCATTACTAACGATACAGTCGCGCAACACCGAGAGCAGGTCCTAAGTGCCGGGAAACGTTTTAAGTATCCTCTCCAACATTCGAAGCGCAAGATTGTCACTGTCTCAATCCTCATCATTGTCGCCGGCACGGTTCTGTTCAGTTTCTTTACGTGGTGGGAACTTTACAAGAGTCAGGCTACCGGAACCTTTATCTACAGGGTTGCCTCTCTGGCCCCATTCCCCGTGGCACGTGTAGACGGTACCTGGGTAAACTACGGTGACTATTTAACCCTGCTGAGAAGTAGCATGCATTACTTAGTCACTCAAGAAGGCGTAGACTTTCAGACAACAGATGGTCAGCGTCAATTAGACAACTTGCGCACTCGTGCTCTTGGGCAATCTATCCAGTATGCCTATGTACAGAAGCTGGCTTCACAAGACCATATAACAGTGAGCGACCAAGAAGTAAATCAAGAGGTAAATCAGATCATTAACCAGCAGGCATACTCTGGCTCACAGCAACTGTACGCTAATGTGATATCGCAGTATTATGGCCTGACATTTAGCCAATGGGAACACTCACTTCGCCTTCAACTTCTCGAGAACAAAGTCTATGCTGCAATCGATATGAATGCTCAACAGAGGGCAAGAAGCGTACTGAGCCAGCTGTTGGCTGGAGGGTCATTTGCGACTCTAGCTCAGAAATACTCTGATGATATTACACACAAGGCGTCGGGGGGTGTAATAGGGACTCTGCAAAAAGGTAAGGCTGATCTCCCACCCGAACTCGAATCGGCGCTCTTCTCTCTCAAGCAAGGTCAGTACTCAAATATAATCGCCAGTCAACAAGGACTGTTTATCCTCGATGCGGTTGCGGTGAATGGAGACCAAACAGAGGCGGCAGATATCTTCTTCCAATACACAGCCTTTCAGAACATGCTCAACCAACTTCAATCTGAGCATAAGATCGATGTTTACATCCCTGTAAAGCCGGATCTCAGCTCGAACGTCTCGCAAAACTAG
- a CDS encoding glycosyltransferase family 2 protein — MTDLELPLDKRTPWYRFWEIAPAAMTVIILALPIVLSLINPLWGALFVIVYIMSWLVQAVGMAYRTIQGYNRLGRIQRIDWKKRLDDLEDIDASIDRLKGEMPLNNSALHHYKKLCYLATQQDVMKPSETYNLVIIPTYNESRLILEPSIQALVDSDYDVKRNLIFILAYEERGGPEIEKTSKALIKKYGSKFYAAFAVKHPNNLPDEIKGKGSNANYAGRFFEDWIKKQRKVKPEQVMVTVLDSDNRAHKKYLAALTYYFITTPDPHRKSFQPVAVYTNNIWDVPAPMRVIATGNSFYNLILGQRPHVLRNFSAHSQSFAGLLKTNFWSGRSIVEDGHQYWRSYFSFKGDYSVVGITLPIYQDAMISDTLRKTLKAQFFQLRRWAYGASDIPYVATHCFDKKNKVPFTDCLGKLARLTYNHVSWSTVAIITLFGAWAPLYFGNNADRSIVAHELPVMASWAQRFAMIGLIISIYFAWKLLPPRPERYKRHRSFWMILQWVYTPVIGVFYNSTAAINAQFHLALGKYLNVFNVTDKAIVNTSKQNKLEL, encoded by the coding sequence ATGACCGATCTTGAACTACCTCTCGATAAGCGCACTCCATGGTATCGGTTCTGGGAAATAGCACCGGCTGCTATGACCGTTATCATCTTGGCTCTGCCAATAGTCTTAAGTCTCATTAACCCCTTGTGGGGTGCCCTCTTTGTGATTGTTTATATTATGTCTTGGCTTGTCCAAGCGGTTGGGATGGCCTATCGAACCATCCAGGGCTATAACAGACTTGGCAGGATCCAGAGGATAGATTGGAAGAAGCGCCTTGATGATCTCGAGGACATCGATGCCTCAATCGATCGTCTAAAAGGGGAGATGCCACTTAACAACTCAGCTCTGCATCACTACAAGAAGCTATGTTATCTGGCTACCCAACAAGACGTGATGAAGCCAAGTGAGACGTATAATCTCGTAATCATCCCGACTTACAACGAATCTCGCCTAATTCTAGAACCATCAATCCAGGCTCTCGTAGACAGTGACTATGATGTTAAGCGCAATCTTATCTTTATCTTGGCATATGAGGAGAGAGGTGGCCCAGAGATCGAAAAGACCTCAAAGGCTCTCATCAAGAAATACGGCTCCAAGTTCTATGCCGCTTTCGCAGTCAAGCACCCCAATAACCTCCCCGACGAGATTAAAGGTAAAGGATCTAATGCAAACTATGCTGGACGCTTCTTTGAAGATTGGATTAAGAAACAGCGTAAGGTTAAGCCGGAGCAGGTGATGGTGACCGTGCTCGATTCTGATAACAGGGCTCACAAGAAATATCTGGCTGCTTTGACTTACTACTTCATAACCACACCCGATCCTCATCGAAAATCCTTCCAGCCTGTTGCAGTCTACACCAATAATATTTGGGATGTGCCAGCACCGATGAGGGTTATTGCCACAGGTAACAGTTTCTATAACTTGATCTTAGGTCAGAGACCCCATGTGCTTCGTAACTTTTCCGCTCATTCCCAAAGCTTTGCTGGACTTCTGAAAACCAACTTCTGGAGTGGGCGGTCGATCGTCGAAGACGGTCACCAATATTGGCGTAGCTACTTCAGTTTCAAGGGGGATTACTCCGTTGTCGGGATCACATTACCCATCTATCAGGATGCAATGATCTCAGACACTCTCCGTAAAACCCTTAAAGCACAGTTTTTCCAGCTTCGGAGATGGGCTTATGGGGCATCAGATATACCATATGTTGCCACGCATTGCTTTGATAAGAAAAACAAAGTGCCTTTTACCGACTGTCTCGGTAAGTTGGCACGGTTGACCTATAACCACGTCAGTTGGTCCACGGTCGCCATCATAACCCTGTTCGGTGCTTGGGCTCCACTCTATTTCGGCAACAATGCCGACAGAAGCATCGTTGCCCACGAGCTGCCAGTTATGGCCAGCTGGGCTCAGCGCTTCGCTATGATCGGTCTTATCATCAGCATCTACTTTGCATGGAAGCTGCTTCCACCTCGGCCTGAGAGGTACAAGCGGCATCGTAGTTTCTGGATGATTCTTCAATGGGTCTATACGCCAGTCATCGGTGTCTTCTATAACTCAACTGCAGCCATCAACGCCCAGTTTCACCTAGCGCTAGGGAAGTACTTGAATGTCTTCAATGTTACCGACAAAGCAATCGTCAATACTAGCAAACAGAATAAGCTCGAGCTCTAG
- a CDS encoding ATP cone domain-containing protein translates to MICPKCLHKKTRIYNSRFTKHNNQTWRRRTCDACGYSFTTRELVEADKLLSVVTRSGERKPYSRSRIFLDIATACMHLQDTSECAQLLAETVEARLLKQAHDGVVYTSEIAKVIAKALKAFDIKAYLRYASEYEAIQDNRDLKNILRD, encoded by the coding sequence ATGATTTGCCCAAAATGCCTTCACAAGAAAACACGGATTTACAACTCAAGATTTACCAAACACAATAACCAAACTTGGCGCCGGCGAACCTGCGACGCTTGTGGCTATAGCTTTACTACACGAGAACTCGTTGAAGCCGATAAGCTACTAAGCGTTGTAACGCGCTCTGGCGAACGAAAACCCTATTCGCGATCAAGAATATTCCTCGACATTGCAACGGCCTGCATGCATCTTCAGGACACGTCAGAATGCGCCCAGTTGCTTGCTGAAACTGTCGAAGCCAGATTACTGAAGCAGGCTCATGATGGCGTAGTCTATACATCTGAAATCGCCAAAGTGATTGCCAAGGCCTTGAAGGCTTTTGACATAAAAGCCTACCTCCGCTATGCCTCGGAATATGAAGCAATCCAAGATAATCGAGACCTCAAGAATATCTTAAGAGACTAG
- the thrS gene encoding threonine--tRNA ligase: MNQDDHLHAMRHSLAHIMAAAIMHIWPDAKLGVGPVIENGFYYDIDLGKQTISDVDFSKIEKEMRKIISEDQPFKQSHKGIEEAIDWAKDTHQPYKEELLNDLKRSGTTAAKDIDATELGLPSDSESKVQEVSFYTNGDFTDLCRGPHVESTGKVGAFKLMKVSGAYWRGSEKNPQMQRIYGVAFDTEEDLKKYLDLLEEAKKRDHRIIGKDLKIFMFSDLVGSGLPLWMPAGEKTRHTLIEYMRQKDIEKGYQYVVSPVLAHEELYKRSGHAQYYADDMYSLEDNEGNKFYIKAMSCPHHHMIYEQLVQSYRDLPLALAEPGTVYRNELSGTLNGLIRVRGAITQNDAHIYVEPKDVRKEFVKVLSLFEEVYRETGIKDYWYRLSLPNFDKDKYGGDRKIWDEAGQAIRDALVDVGAKFVEAEGEAAFYGPKLDVQVRNVLGKEDSISTNQVDILVPQRMGLKYVDSEGKTQAPIVIHRAILGSFERFTAFLLEQTAGHLPLWLAPEQVRVLTVNERVHEYVQSVKSVLQEVVLNKPLKYNPLRYTLDERNESLGKKIHEALDMKIPVVIVVGPQDEEKGEVVVRHDNKEVSVKLDSLKSYLEALS; the protein is encoded by the coding sequence ATGAATCAAGATGATCATCTGCATGCCATGCGTCATTCACTTGCGCATATTATGGCTGCCGCAATCATGCATATCTGGCCAGACGCTAAACTCGGCGTTGGCCCGGTCATTGAAAACGGCTTCTATTACGATATTGATCTAGGAAAGCAGACAATATCGGACGTTGATTTCTCCAAAATCGAGAAAGAGATGCGCAAAATCATCTCTGAAGATCAGCCATTCAAACAGTCGCATAAGGGAATAGAGGAAGCGATTGATTGGGCTAAAGACACGCACCAGCCCTATAAGGAAGAACTCTTAAATGACCTCAAGCGCTCAGGAACCACTGCAGCTAAGGACATCGACGCAACCGAGTTAGGCCTACCTTCTGATAGCGAGAGCAAGGTACAAGAGGTCTCATTTTATACGAATGGTGATTTTACGGATCTATGTCGCGGGCCCCATGTCGAATCAACCGGGAAGGTTGGCGCATTCAAGCTGATGAAGGTCTCCGGCGCATACTGGCGGGGTAGCGAAAAGAATCCTCAGATGCAGCGTATCTATGGTGTCGCCTTTGACACTGAGGAAGATTTGAAGAAGTACCTCGACTTACTCGAGGAGGCAAAGAAGCGCGACCACAGGATCATAGGTAAGGATCTTAAGATCTTCATGTTCAGCGACCTGGTGGGCTCTGGGCTGCCTCTATGGATGCCTGCCGGCGAGAAGACCAGACACACGTTGATCGAATATATGCGACAGAAGGATATCGAAAAAGGTTATCAATATGTCGTCTCTCCAGTCTTGGCTCATGAGGAGCTCTATAAGCGCTCAGGTCACGCTCAATATTACGCTGATGACATGTATTCCCTAGAGGACAATGAGGGGAACAAGTTCTACATTAAGGCTATGAGTTGCCCGCATCATCACATGATTTACGAGCAACTGGTGCAGAGCTATCGTGACCTTCCATTAGCTCTTGCTGAACCAGGAACGGTTTACAGAAATGAGTTAAGTGGTACCTTGAACGGCTTGATACGCGTGAGAGGTGCCATTACGCAAAACGATGCTCATATATACGTAGAACCGAAAGACGTCAGGAAAGAATTTGTTAAGGTTCTCTCTCTTTTCGAGGAAGTCTACAGAGAAACAGGGATCAAAGATTACTGGTATAGGCTCAGTTTGCCCAACTTTGATAAGGATAAATACGGTGGAGATAGAAAAATCTGGGATGAAGCCGGCCAAGCTATACGTGATGCCCTCGTTGACGTTGGTGCTAAGTTCGTCGAGGCTGAGGGTGAAGCTGCATTCTATGGCCCCAAACTCGATGTGCAGGTTCGTAATGTTCTCGGGAAAGAAGACTCTATATCGACAAATCAAGTAGACATCCTCGTGCCGCAGCGAATGGGGCTGAAGTATGTCGACTCAGAGGGTAAGACTCAGGCGCCAATCGTTATTCATCGTGCGATTCTTGGCTCATTTGAGCGTTTTACGGCATTCTTGCTTGAACAGACTGCCGGCCACCTTCCACTCTGGCTTGCCCCTGAACAAGTGCGTGTTTTGACAGTTAACGAACGAGTTCATGAATACGTCCAAAGTGTTAAATCTGTGTTGCAAGAGGTTGTTCTTAATAAACCGCTCAAATACAACCCGCTGAGATATACTCTCGATGAGCGTAACGAATCTCTTGGTAAGAAAATTCATGAGGCTCTTGATATGAAAATCCCGGTGGTGATTGTTGTTGGTCCCCAGGATGAAGAGAAGGGCGAAGTAGTAGTTCGTCATGATAACAAAGAAGTCTCGGTTAAGCTCGATTCTCTCAAGAGTTATCTCGAAGCCCTTAGTTAG
- the miaA gene encoding tRNA (adenosine(37)-N6)-dimethylallyltransferase MiaA, whose translation MQITSSQDREYSKVVAVVGVTASGKSQLGMQLAEEYDGEIICADSRTIYRGMDIGTAKPTLADQSQVPHHLLDMVEPGDRFTAADFKLHALEVISDISRRGKLPLLIGGTGLYVDSVIFDYAFSTVNELGFKREDLVGYSIKELLAALDEHHIPIPENEKNRRYLIRTLERGGGGHTDRQQLRPSTLVLGVSCENSVLRKRVEVRVEQMFRKGLRREVDGLVGRYGWRNEALTGIGYREFRTNYEGRASMSEVKREIVQDTLKLAKHQRTWFKRDPYIEWVDSYEEASSKVNDFLQAE comes from the coding sequence ATGCAGATTACTTCGTCCCAAGATAGAGAGTATTCTAAAGTCGTTGCTGTTGTTGGAGTTACAGCGAGCGGTAAGAGCCAACTCGGGATGCAGCTAGCAGAAGAATACGATGGTGAGATTATCTGTGCTGACTCCAGGACGATCTATAGAGGTATGGATATCGGTACTGCAAAACCGACACTGGCTGATCAGTCGCAAGTCCCACATCACCTACTAGATATGGTTGAGCCAGGTGATCGTTTTACCGCTGCTGATTTCAAGCTACACGCTCTTGAGGTGATCTCAGATATCAGTAGGCGCGGTAAGCTACCTTTGCTTATAGGTGGTACGGGTCTTTATGTCGATTCAGTTATATTTGACTATGCCTTTTCAACGGTAAATGAGCTAGGCTTTAAGAGAGAAGATTTGGTAGGCTATAGCATTAAGGAGTTGCTAGCTGCCCTCGATGAGCATCATATACCTATACCTGAAAACGAGAAGAACAGGCGCTATCTTATCAGGACTCTTGAGAGAGGTGGCGGTGGCCACACCGATCGTCAACAGCTCAGACCAAGCACTTTGGTCCTCGGCGTAAGTTGCGAGAACTCTGTCCTAAGAAAGAGGGTTGAGGTTCGAGTTGAGCAAATGTTTAGAAAGGGACTTCGCAGAGAGGTAGATGGCTTGGTGGGTCGTTATGGTTGGAGGAATGAGGCATTGACGGGTATTGGTTACCGCGAATTCCGAACAAACTATGAAGGACGTGCCTCAATGAGCGAAGTTAAACGAGAGATTGTCCAAGACACACTCAAGCTGGCAAAGCATCAGCGCACTTGGTTCAAGCGGGATCCATACATCGAATGGGTAGATAGCTACGAAGAGGCCTCCTCCAAAGTAAACGACTTTCTACAGGCGGAATAG